The nucleotide window TTATATTGTGTTAAACCTCATCCACATTTCTGGCTTTTTTCAGCCACCTAATGATTTCTTTCTCCGAAAAACTGTGAAAACTTagtttgacatttatttttggaaaaatgaTTTGTAAAAAATGTTGCGGTTTTTACTGTTCTACAGATATACCGATTATACAGATTGTTTCTAATCTTTGACACATTCAAGACTGTGATAAATGGTCAAAAATAATCCATTTCGCAAttactttttataataaatttcagtcattttgtgtgggttttttccccctgtcTGTGACGTCACTAATTACATTGGCAATAGAAAAtcttggattaaaaaaacaatcattttgATTAGAACTGAGGTTGATTAACAGatatgagggggaaaaaaatatatatttttatagcctGAACAACAGATTAAACATCTGAACACTggataaattaaaaatagatgCGCTAAGACATGGTGATTTTACCCATTCAGATCAATCAAAAATGATTATGAATGAGTTTCACAcccagatgtaaaaaaaaaaaccaaatatgaacatgtttctgtgttaaacataatttttttattattattattatttttttaggtcAGAATACGAAAAGAGAGTCTGGCAGGAAGGTCCAGATAAGCAATATTAATGCTGCGAaggtaaagtttttttatttgctaagAAACTCCTACACTACAGTTCTCTATCTATAATGTGTTAACAAGgattactttcttttcttttcttttttttcttttgcagaacATAGCAGATATAATCAGGACATGTCTGGGACCAAGAGCTATGATGAAGGTGGGTAATGATGCTTTTCACTTGGCTTTGGCATCAGCTGCTCGCTGACCAGTTGTTGTGGATCTTGGTGTAAAATTGTAGTCAGGAGCCACGCCCTTCATCATTACATCACTTTATTCCCAGATTAATACAAATAGTAATTTTCTATCAAAAACAGCACATCACCCCTGCCACACCCATTGCGAAGGCTTTATGTGGTGTCGATCTTTATCATCCATTTATGCTGATCTGATCTCAGCATCAAAGGATCGAGTTATCAAAAATGAATCCCGTCTGTCCTATGATCGGAGCACTGGAGATGTTTGTCAATAACTAGTGTTAGCaggttttaattaaatactttttttcctttttctccagATGCTACTGGACCCTATGGGAGGAATTGTCATGACCAATGATGGCAATGCCATTCTGAGAGAGGTAATAAACCATTTCTAGAAGCCTACAAGACAGCTCATGGGGCTTTTAAGATCATAGGGGACGGCTTTATTTATAACTGACTCTTCCCTGCAGATTCAAGTGCAGCACCCCGCCGCTAAGACCATGATTGAGATCAGCCGCACTCAGGATGAGGAGGTGGGAGATGGCACCACCTCTGTCATTATCTTGGGTGAGTGGGATTTTTGTTCATTCTGtatcaagaaaacaaaaaaaaaaaagtttaatattttgtttatataaaaataaaatgctttaaattgTCATCTCTGGAATAAAACCAATAGTCACAGTATTATAAGAATCTTTCTTTGTGTAGCTGGAGAAATGCTGTCAGTGGCAGAGCATTTTCTGGAGCAGCAGATACACCCCACTGTGGTAATCAGTGCTTACAGGCAGGCTCTGGATGACATGCTCAACATACTCAACGAGATCAGGTAATGTCTCTTTCCACACGTGCTCAATTTGCTTAGGCTGAGGAAAGTGTTTGAtggattattcatttttatgagCAGTGCTCAGTCCGTTTTGAAGGTTTTGCCTGCATGGAATTACAAATGTCATGCCACATGATTGGCACTCACACCCAGACTTGGGATGATAAGACATACTGTAATCTGGATCTTTTTGCCCCACAGCACTCCAGTCGACCCAAATGATCGGGACATGATGCTTAAGATTATTAAGTCAGCCATCAACACCAAGGCACTGAGTCACTGGTCAAGTATGGCTTGTAATATTGCGCTGGACGCAGTGCGCACCGTGGAGCTGGAGGAGAACGGGCGCAAGGAAATTGATATTAAAAAGTATGCCAAGGTTGAAAAGGTAGGTGTCGCACAGGATTTTCTTTTCACGTCTGAggatgaaaaaacaaaataccCACTGAGAATtagagccgtgtgtgtgtgtgtgtgtgtgtgtgtgtgtgtgtgtgtgtgtgtgtgtgtaataaatatatatatataacatgtcTATAACATTAAGTTACATggcatataaattatatttatctttttttttatttttttgagaacACACTGTGCTCTTTGCTTTCTAATGTGATtagaattttttaataaatgggaGTTATTTTTGCTCAGGCTTTAGGTTGTTGCTGTGCAAATATGCCATTAATCAGTAGTTCAAAATGCAGATCAACTCCAAgctttttattcacaacagtCGAGCAGGAGCACGTGTTACAGTAATGTAAATCGACATATTTACGAGTAAAAATTATTCTTAGTTTTAAggcaaaaatgtataaattgtaCAGTTGTGAATGACTTCTGTAAACATACTTTGCTTTAGGCCAGTACAGTGATTCCTTAAATTGTTGCTGAAAGTTTATTTAAAGTCTTGTTTGGCTGTGGGTAGGTGCCTGGTGGAGTCATTGAAGACTCCTGTGTGCTGAAAGGAGTGATGCTAAACAAAGACGTAACACATCCAAGTATGCGCCGTCTCATCAAAAACCCCCGTATTGTGCTCCTTGACTGCTCCTTAGAGTACAAGAAGGGTGAGAGCCAGGTAAGGcaaaggaccaaaaaaaaaacttgcatttGCAGCCACACACAACTTCTGCAAACCTGaccattgttgatttttttttttttttttttatttttatatatagacgGACATAGAAATTACTAAGGAGGAAGACTTTAGCAGAATCCTGAAGATGGAGGAAGAGTACATCCAGCATATCTGTGAAGATATTATCCGTCTCAAACCTGACCTGGTCTTTACCGAGAAGGGAATCTCTGGTATGCACAAGCACTAACGCATGTTCTGCAGTGCACATACATATTACGTGCACACGTTACATGACCTACATGACCTTACATGATCTACACCACTCTAGCACttttataattagatttttctttttcggTGTAGATCTGGCTCAGCACTATCTGATAAAAGCCAACATCACTGCAATTCGTCGTGTCCGTAAAACAGACAACAACCGCATTGGCAGGTAAAATTAAAGTATTcaagtgtgttttcatttcatttttcacaatataaatatttatatacacaatataaatgttCCTCAGAGCCTGTGGAGCACGCATTGCCAGCAGGACAGATGAGTTGCGTGAGGAAGATGTGGGAACAGGGGCAGGCCTGTTTGAAGTGAAGAAAATTGGTGATGAGTATTTCACCTTTGTTACTGAGTGCAAAGACCCCAAAGCTTGCACCATCCTGCTGAGAGGACCCTGCAAGGAGATTCTGGCGGTGAGAGACGCTAGACCAGGCATTTGTATGCTTCTCTATACACACTGTTGATCTGTTGGTCAGAGATTCCCTGTAGGAGCTTCAGTTGCATCGAAACCTTTCCCAGACAGTAGCCATAATATTAGTCAtcgactaaaaaaaaataaataaataaaacgcgACATTACTAAAGCTGTCCTTGTGTAGTTTTATCCACAGgttgaatttttctttcttttaacagTGCAGTTTGTGGTTATTAGTACGTACCATATGTTCTAAGgatgttttatgtttgtgttgcatAATCACAAATTCTTCAGACCTAGAATTAGAAGAATTAGTCACATGGTGGTGCATAAAATTTGATCCTAAAGTGTATGCGCTTTGTGTCCCAGGAAGTGGAGCGTAATCTGCAGGACGCAATGCAGGTGTGCCGTAACGTGCTGCTGGAGCCATGTCTGCTGCCTGGTGGTGGTGCTGTAGAGATGGCTGTCTCTCACAGGCTGATGGAGAAATCACGTGCCCTCACTGTCGTCGAGCAGTGGCCATACCGCGCCGTGGCCCAGGCCCTTGAGGTCATCCCCCGCACCCTCATCCAGAACTGTGGAGCCTCCACCATCCGTGTGCTCACCTCTCTTAGggtaagtgtgtgattatgtgcATGCTAATTTCTTTAACTTTAGGTAAAAATATGGAggtattttgattttttttttttttttttttttaacgatctGTCGAGCATGCTGGCTGGTTTCCACgttttaaatgtgaaaacaaaACTCTTTACTTCAGGCAAAGCACACTCAGGAGGGCAACGCCTCATGGGGAGTTAATGGAGAGACTGGCACTCTGGCAGACATGACTGAGTTGGGAGTCTGCGAGCCACTGGCTGTAAAAGCTCAGACATACAAGACAGCAGTAGAGGTATATGCTCAAAGTAtaagttttctttctgtttgttttgccATGAGGTTATGATTTTTACGCTATTGCGCTTTGGCGGAATTCAGCACTgattcattaaattattttctacTTATATCTCTTGGGCGTATAAAACCCTCCCCCCCCAATTCCACCAGTTGTCTTCACCTTTATTTAGCTGTATTCTCTCTTTTCAGGCGGCCATCCTACTCCTGCGCATCGATGCCATTGTGTCTGGGCACAAGAAGAAGGGAGAGGAGAAAACAGGGGGAGGACAGGGAGCTGAGTAAAAGGaagtttaaaaaagcaaaagtgTCATGAGTTAAGCCAGATCGTTCTAAAATAGTTAACCGTGATTTCCAATAGACTTGACCCTATAAAACATTCTCTGGCTTTTATTCTACCATTAGGCCTTGCTTATTTAAAGATTTACTCTGCTCTTTGTTTTCAAGCTCTGTATGAAGAATAATTAAACAGACCTTTAGATACGTGTTTACATTTGTCAATGTGTATATGCACTCTGATGCTTCACTCCATAGTAACCTGCTTGGGTTGTTACTTGTGATTTGCTCTTGGTGATAAATCAGTTTTTTccaacagactttttttttttcctcaaaatatcACTCACTACCTCCCACCATtctgattaaaaacattttcaaatgtgtGCACCTGCTGTCCAGAACTGTACACTTCATATCAGGTATATAAGTCTCAAGTATCAAAGAACTATTATTGTACACTTTTACtgcaaaatgtcatttttaacgTTATTTAATAAGCACCTCAGAAAGTCAATTtctgttcttaaaaaaaaaagtcgttgTTTATTCTAGTGCATGATCTTAAATGTAGTGGCTCTGAAATCAGCAGAACAGGTGCAGGGTGTGAATTTATGAATCTAACTGTAGCCCAGCGATCACACACATCCTGATGTGCATGATCATCGATCCCTGATTTAAACCCATCAGCAGAAACTAGTGGTCATGATCTTTTATTGATTTTACTCTCTCGACTTTCACTTTGTGATTGCTTTATTTTAAGTTCCCTTTGCCCAACTCTCCAAGTATGATTAAACGACATAAACTACTTTTTGGTGCATTGTTTGGCACGGAGGAGTTCTATTGACTTTTTAAGCAACTGAATGTTCTAGCTTCTTTAGCGGTCGTGTTTCTGCTTAATGTATGTTAACCAGTTTTATGGGAAAACATCTGTATTAATTTTGGTTAAGACCCCAATTTATTCTTAAATTCTTGCATTCCACAAGATGGTTGATTTTTCAGGAGCACTTTTATGCCGTGACTCTCCCTTTCAACACCATCCTAAATGTGTCCTTTTGGATTTAGATCCAATGACTTGGAAGGACACTAAAGAACAGTGTCATGTTTATGAAATTAGATCGAGAGGACCTTTGCTTTGACATGGAACATTATCATTCAGGATCTAGCCATTAGTAGATAATAACTTGTAGACATGAAAGGATatacatggtcagcaacaatacttaATAAAATGTGCCATTCAACTGATGATTTATTGATATTAACTGGCCAAAAGTATGACATTAAAACACtctacacaccattacaccccCTTCTCCAGTCTGGACTGTTGACACAAGGCTGATTGGGTTCATGGATTTATGCTGTTGGTAGCagattctgaccctaccatcttTGTGCCGCAGAAGAAATCTCGTTTCGTCAAATCTGGCTAAGATTTTTCAGTCTTCAGTGTTCAGAAGATGAATGAGTATATCTACCTggatgtatatacagtaatactgGATAGTAGTTTAAACGTGAAAATACAGAGTTGTTAATATACTTCGTCTTAGTGTACAAATTGCAGATCTCAAATTCAACTATCTAATagcagttttataaaataaaatgaactcTTCCTGTGTTTGGTTTGTACGGTTTAAACATAAATCTTAGCTTGTGCTCTGACGTGTTGTACAGGATAAAAGATACAATGGTTTCACAGTCATAACTGCAATATTCTTTGCTCAATCTGGAATGTGTTGGAAATAGTGAGAGTATCATAAAAATCTACAAGAACATAGgccaagctaaaaaaaatattatttctagTTTATTAAGGTAAGTGCAAAACTATATAGATTAGACATTTTTATACATGCAAACTTTCTTTGAATTTGGTGTTAATACAGAATTATAATAGAGTAcattctcattttatttttcatcatagataatgataaatataaggattcaatgaaaaacaaaaaaaacagcaggtatAAAGACAAGGTgtgaaaaaaagtaattatagtgACTCTTtccatttgatctttttttttgccaagtaCTAATAGGTAATAACATTTCTATGTGGCCCATGTGCAGCCTATAAGCCTATAGAAAGCTTGGGGTGGGGGATACACAGGCAGTTTTGTACCAAGAGAGTATGATCAAGCCTTCAAAGTATGATAATAAAATGGATAATAATTGGACTAAAGACCCCGCAACACTGTGGTCAAAGTGTGGACAGTCCTTGACAGGCCAGAGAAAGTTCCAGATACGACATTTAGGAGCTTTACGAATGAAAATCAATGACACGTGCAGACTGGGCAGTTCATGATGCACCTCTCAGTCTGGTGTTTGCACTATTTGTCCTGAATTTGAATGAATTATATAAACCCTTGTAGTTTGATAAACGGCCTCCACTACATCTGGAGGAAATCACCCTCTACATCACACCACTGGGTCTCTCAGGGTGGTGAAAATGGCCAGAGAAGTGTGATAAAAAGTGGAACCTTAAATAGACTATTTTATATTAGATATCATTCTGCTATTAGTATTCagcaataatacacacaaaatgGGAAAACTTCACTAGTTCTGAAAGAGACCACTGTCGTCTGTTATCACCGTTTTACAGTATAATTACATGATTTAatagaacaaaagaaaattagttgtattttatttacaagagtttttacaaaagcatgaaagaaaaaaagacaattcaATGTTCTTAACACTGACGTCCTTATCTGCCAAATGTGAAATTGCTTCCCTTTTttgaacaaatgtaaataattcatACCCAATGTAATGTGCAGGAGAAAATCCAAATTGAAAGTACTACAAAATGGAGGATGATTGTTTCGCTCCTTTGTACTCTCATTTTCAATTAAGAATGAAAGACCATCTTTCAGGTATATtgcacacacaaaatccatATTTTAAAACTCCATTCAGCAAGAAATCCATCAGTGTGTTCTGTAGGCATTAGAAAGAAACAATTAGGACTATGAAAAAAATCTTTCCACATCTGCTCGTGTTGCATTCATAAGCAATTTAATTGAAGTAACCTGCTGTCATGAAAGTGTTTATCTGGAATTTTGCTTAGTAGCACTATTGTTCACATGACTCGAgtacacccccccccccccaaccacacacacacacacacacacacacacacacacacacacacacacacacacacctttttacCCAGTGTAATTCCAGCCAAGCCAGTACTAACACTTCCATGTAGTCTTTTAATCCATGTTATATAAAACTAccaaaaatgaaaagataataaacacaaatgaaaGCACAGATGAAGAAATTCTCTCTCACTATCCCCAGAACCTCTGCCTGTACTCCTGAGGAGGGTCGGGTGTTTCCTGGTCATCCTGAGTAAAGATTGAACCAGCAGAATCAGCCATGAAGATGAAGTACAGGTTGGCCACCAACATGGTCATCATAGGCAAAAAGGAGAACCCGAACCCAAAACCCCTCAGGCTGCTGCCCCACGCTGCTGCAATCCAGTACACCACCCTGTGGGTTACACAAACACTGTTGAAGGCCACCATTGTTTGTATGTGAGTGCCGAATAAATgttgcaaaaacacacacactttgaagTGTGTGAAAGGCAAACAAATGGATGTGCATCTAGTTATAAACCTCTAGTGCCTCTATAATACACCCTGATACActggatttttacattttagcatATTGTGCCTTTGGGAATTGttacaggaaacaggaagttgTTATACGTTGGGGTTGCGACGGTATTTAACAGGATACATGTGGCATCACATGTAACTAATTAACACACTCAAATATGTTGTCTCTCATTCACAGGCAGACACAGTAGATGAAAATGATAAAGATATAGCATATCATTGTTcatataaattgttttatttctgctgaGAGATTTACACACGTTTAAGGAAGACATCATGAATTTTAGCACCTTGTAGTTTCCCAATATGGGAGTTGGTTCttagtttgtttctttattgcttatattataatatatattataaaatattatttattctgaaagTTATAGGTATTACCACACCCACATTTCCTAGCATCCTAAGCAACGGATACATCTATTTGAATAAAAGCTGACATACCTGCCAATGGCAAAGATGATGGTGAGAAGAGGCACCAGTTTGAGAAGGTTCTGGTTCAGATAAACAGCCAAAACACCAAGTtgaaggaagtgcaggagaaagagtgagacGGAGTCGTCAACGTATCGGCGGTGAATATTCACCTCTTCAACCTCTCCGTCACAATGGGGTTTCAGAGAACGGTAGCGCACACGGGACACACCCAGCACCAACACACCTGAATGAGTAGAAGTCACCTGAAGTCAAGGTTGTATAAGAAATCTTGCAAATATGAGAaaatatcttgttttttttcttacccaGGACAATCGGTATGACCGCAAAGACTGAACAACGCAGTGTGTAAACCAGCCTTAATGGGGCGCTATCCAGTAGAGGGGCATCAAAGGGTAAGAAAGTGTGACCACCCCAAACCAGGACAGGGAAGATCAGAGCTGACATGAATATAGATACACCTATTTTCAGCACATCACGGTATGGTCCAGCACATGAACcttgaacaaaataaatatatacatataaataataatgaccCCATGAGACACGTGAATGCTTTATAATCACTGCTTTTGTCCTTAGTGAAGccaaaaatttaaatatgcattttttccccccccgAAACTTATATTAGAGGCCTGATTAAATTTAGAACATTAAGGAAAAAAtcaaaacatacacatttaGAGTAACaaaaagttacagtaaaaaaaaaaaaacataggttTGTTGCTTACAGATTTGCAGCTTGTTGTGTCTGGAATAGTCATCGTAGTATCCATTTTGAAATGTGTCTTCTTGCCCAATGAAGGGatgtttctcctcctcctcgtccCAAATTTCTGACCTGCACCTGGGTGGATCAGGCATGCTGACAGAACGCATGACATTCGGACTGAAGACCCCGGCTGCTTTCTCTGGCATACTGTTCACCTCATCCACCTTAATCTCTAAGTGTGGAACCTTCTCCATTAGCTCAGGCTGCTTTCCTTCCACACAGTCTTTGCAGGCTGCCTGCTTTTCTTGCCCACCaaactctctctcgctctccgtCCTGCTTACTCCCCCACGAATAGACCCGCTATCTGACCTCTTACTCAACTTCTCTCCTACAAGATCCATTTTGCTCTGCTCTAGTTTCAAAtcagatgcttttttttctatcttgcCAAGTTGATCAGACTTGTCTCCAGGCCAGGGCAATGTGCTTGGCTCTGTTTCAGCACCACTGATCTTTTCTTCTGATCTtttcatgtctgtgtttatcTTCGTTTCGATTTCGCAGTCAGGAACAGAAGGTTCTGGAGGCAGAACTGGATGAGCTTTGAGTACTATAACAGAATCCGTAGTAAGTTCCTCAGACATCTTGAACTGCAATATTAAAACTTATGCTGTGGTGCATTAAATATGATCCAAGTGTTCATCAAAGGCCATCTCGCAGAACAGGGATCACATTTGCGTTTCTCTTTTCTGGGAAATAAAAAAGTAGTAGATCAATACGCAATAAGTCCATATCATACTTCAATAATTTACACTGTTAAGAAAATCTacttttcttttccacaaaacTTCTAATTCTGTGACAACAGGTCAGTCAGTATCATCTCTCTTGCATCTGTGCTGCATAACCAAGAAATCCTAacttaataaagaaaattacaGTAAAATTTGCCAACTTATTTCATTATACTCAATTTAAACAGTTATGTCAAATGTTTGGCAAGCATATGTTTTGAGTTAAagtacaaacccaattccaaaaaagttgggacactacaaattgtgaataaaaccaaaattcaatgatgtggaagtttcaaatttcaatattttattcagaatacaacatagatgacaaatcaaatgtttaaactgagaaaatgtataccgtaatttccggactataaagcgcacccttatataagtcgcacccactgaatttgacaaagatttttatttttaacataaataagccgcacctgtttatgagctgcaggtgtctacactgaaacgaatgacctttacacaggctttaacgaaagacactaaatgcaatatgttgcgcttctattaagagcatagcggtattttgggaacagcatgtcactgcattcttccggtattactgcgtgtgtgtaagactgaggattatgtccttattattttctgatgctcatttctaaggttctttgactaacccataacgctgttgccaagaaaaataaaaaaagcacgagttttggaaacctgtctgtgcttatatgatttctgttgcaactggagttttagtgagctctcccttcacccagactcaacgcgttacaacggcttgtgtctaaacagtagctgaccaagtaagtcattgttcactgtcttcctctttcctttcacaactacagtggtaccttgacctacgagtgcattaatgtacgagttttcccatgtacgagcggtcactcaacgatttttttgctttgttacacaAGCAAAAAATtgcgagctcgagacgccgctgctagatggcaaagcgaagccagaaagcgaagattgtgacgaaaattaggataagcaaagaagaaaaagtaaaaatttaaagtttagggatacgtagtgtacaggagagatagtaaaaaacgagttttccctccgcctccgcttatcgcctctacccccctccacacacacacactgacacacacacacacaacaccccCCCCCCACCAGTggtttcgttagctcaagtcgtcttatctccaaggaaaatacactgcataaaaccttattatatctttacatactcttttattatgtttttataccagatttgttatttagaaatgtattttccaatttaataacatgaaacaaaaaaggggtgtcattttgacggttggaacggattaatgccattttaagtatttttaatatgaaaaactgatttgatgtgcaagcaaattgagatacaagcttgtccacggaacgaattaaactcgtaggttaaggtaccactgtatttctctcaggagtttatcttttggcatcgtcgtgcgtttaaaaatcaacaccggtggaagtttttctcccgatgccgtgcagttcagaacacaggtgaggtgcgttttttcgtttccgtttggaaatttcatcggtctaatgttatgtcactcagttttttggcttgaagtttgtgaaaccgggaacaacccaggaaaaatccataaattagccgcttcttgtttaagccgcggggttcaaaacgtgggaaaaaagtagcggcttatagtctgaaaaatacagtaattttaagggaaaaataagctgtttttaaatgtcatggcatcaacacatctcaaaaaacttgggacaaggccatgtttaccactgtgtggcatcccttctttttttaacagtctgcatggggactgaggagacaagttactcaagtttaggaataggaatgttgtcccattcttgtctaatacaggcttctagatGGTCAACtatcttaggtcttctttgtcgcatcttcctctttatgatgcaccaaatgttttctatgggtgaaagatctggactgcaagccatttcagtacccggatccttcttctacgcagccatgatgttgtaattgatgcagtttGTGGCCTACACTTCtgaatcatgtttagatatcctttctgatattgctccactatttttcgccgcagcattgggggacttggtgatcctctgcccatcttgacttctgagagacactgccactctaagaggcttttttttttatacccaatcatgtctCCAactgacctaataagttgcaaattggtcctccagctgttccttatatgtacatttaatttttccggcctcttattgctacctgtcccaactttttggaatgtgtagctttcatgaaatccaaaatgagccaatatttggcatgacatttcaaaatgtctcactttcaacaattgatatattatctatattctattgtgaataaaatataagtttatgtaaattattgcattaattttttattgacaatttgtacagtgtcccaccttttttggaatcgggtttgtaagtTATATTGATAAATTGATAGTGATATGTCTACAGACTCCAGCACACCGCCTCATACCTCAGCAAGACTTAAAGACCTCAACACATATGCCTTCAAAAGACCTCGGCAAAACCTCTACAACCCTCCATAGACCTCTTCAGACCTCAGCAAACCTCTACAGGACCCAGCAAAACTCAGAAAAATTCGACTGACTTCAGCAAACATTTACAGAAATCTACAGACCTTTACAGACCCCAGTAAACCTTTACGGACCTCTACAAACCTCTACAGATCCCAGCAAACCTTTACGGATCTCTACAAACCTTTACAGACCCCAGTAAACCTCTACAGGCTTTAGCAAACCTTTACAGACCTCTACAGAACCCAGGAAACCTTTACAGACCTCTACAAACCTTTACAGACCCCAGCAAACCTCTACGGACCCCAGCAAACCTTTATAGACCGCTACAAATCGTTACAGACCCCAGCAAACCTGTACAGGCTTTAGCAAACCTTTACAGACCTCTACAGAACCCAGGAAACCTTTACAGACCTCTACAAACCTTTACAGACCCCAGCAAACCTCTACGGACCCCAGCAAACCTTTATGGACCGCTACAAATCGTTACAGACCCCAGCAAACCTGTACAGGCTTCAGCAAACCTTTACGgacctctacacacctctacagaCCCCAGCAAACCTCAGCAAACCTCTA belongs to Silurus meridionalis isolate SWU-2019-XX chromosome 4, ASM1480568v1, whole genome shotgun sequence and includes:
- the cct3 gene encoding T-complex protein 1 subunit gamma yields the protein MMGRPVLVLSQNTKRESGRKVQISNINAAKNIADIIRTCLGPRAMMKMLLDPMGGIVMTNDGNAILREIQVQHPAAKTMIEISRTQDEEVGDGTTSVIILAGEMLSVAEHFLEQQIHPTVVISAYRQALDDMLNILNEISTPVDPNDRDMMLKIIKSAINTKALSHWSSMACNIALDAVRTVELEENGRKEIDIKKYAKVEKVPGGVIEDSCVLKGVMLNKDVTHPSMRRLIKNPRIVLLDCSLEYKKGESQTDIEITKEEDFSRILKMEEEYIQHICEDIIRLKPDLVFTEKGISDLAQHYLIKANITAIRRVRKTDNNRIGRACGARIASRTDELREEDVGTGAGLFEVKKIGDEYFTFVTECKDPKACTILLRGPCKEILAEVERNLQDAMQVCRNVLLEPCLLPGGGAVEMAVSHRLMEKSRALTVVEQWPYRAVAQALEVIPRTLIQNCGASTIRVLTSLRAKHTQEGNASWGVNGETGTLADMTELGVCEPLAVKAQTYKTAVEAAILLLRIDAIVSGHKKKGEEKTGGGQGAE
- the tmem79b gene encoding transmembrane protein 79, whose product is MSEELTTDSVIVLKAHPVLPPEPSVPDCEIETKINTDMKRSEEKISGAETEPSTLPWPGDKSDQLGKIEKKASDLKLEQSKMDLVGEKLSKRSDSGSIRGGVSRTESEREFGGQEKQAACKDCVEGKQPELMEKVPHLEIKVDEVNSMPEKAAGVFSPNVMRSVSMPDPPRCRSEIWDEEEEKHPFIGQEDTFQNGYYDDYSRHNKLQICSCAGPYRDVLKIGVSIFMSALIFPVLVWGGHTFLPFDAPLLDSAPLRLVYTLRCSVFAVIPIVLGVLVLGVSRVRYRSLKPHCDGEVEEVNIHRRYVDDSVSLFLLHFLQLGVLAVYLNQNLLKLVPLLTIIFAIGRVVYWIAAAWGSSLRGFGFGFSFLPMMTMLVANLYFIFMADSAGSIFTQDDQETPDPPQEYRQRFWG